A stretch of DNA from Mesorhizobium onobrychidis:
CAACAGGTTTCCCCAACTGACGTCACCGTGGAACCAAACGGCCGCGCCATACCATGTCGCGGCAAGCGCTGCTTCCCAGACCGCGCTGGCGGCGCCCGTGTCGATCCTGCCGTCGAGGGCTGCAATTGCCTGCCGGGTTTCACCGTCATAGACGCTCAGTGGTCCGCCGCGAAAAAAATTGTGCTGCCCTGGCGCCGGTCCACCGGCGGGATCGATCCGTTGCAGGGCGACCAGGAACTGGGCCAGGCTGGCCGCGAATTGCGGCAGGCTGGCAATACGCTCCAGCGTCGCCGTCTCGCCTTCGATCCAGCGGTAGACGGACCAATGCCAGGGATAGTTGTCGGTCGGGGCTCCCATCGCCAAGGGAACCGGGACAGGCAGCGGCAGCAGAGGCGCAAGCCTTGGCAACCAGCGGTGTTCCTTTTCCACCTGCAAGGCATAGGCCGCCGCGCTCGGCAGCCTCACCAGCATATCGTCTCCGAGACGAAAGGTCCTGTTGTCCCATCCGCCCGATGCAACCGGCCTGACAGCAAGATCCTTCCATCGGGGAAATTGCGTGGCGACCAACCGGCTCACGAGAGCTGTATCGATAGTGACTTCTTGTTTGAGCATGATCTTTTCCGAAAACCGGCTCCCACTTTTCGGGAACATGCTCTAATGCGGAAACTCCAGCCCCATCTCGCGATAGCGCTCGGGGTCGTCGCCCCAGTTCTCGCGCACCTTGACGAACAGGAACAGATGCACCTTCTGTTCGAGGATACCGGATATCTCCATGCGTGCCGCCTGGCCGATGGCACGGATCGTCTCGCCCTTGTGGCCGAGCACGATCTTCTTCTGGCTGTCGCGTTCGACATAGATGGTCTGGTCGATGCGCACCGAGCCGTCCTTCTTCTCTTCCCATTTCTCGGTCTCGATATGGGAGGAATAGGGCAGTTCCTGATGCAGCCTGAGATAGAGCTTTTCGCGAGTGATCTCCGCCGCCAGCTGACGCATCGGCAGGTCGGAGATCTGGTCCTCCGGGTAATACCAGGGGCCGGCAGGCAGGGTTTCGGCCAGATAGTCGAGCAGGTCCTTGCAACCCGACCCGGTTAGCGCCGAGACCATGAAGGTGCGCTTGAAGGGCACCCTTTCATTCGCTGCCGCGGACAGGGCCAGCAGCGCCTCCGGCTTGACCCGGTCGACCTTGTTGAGGATCAGCACCATCGGCTGGCGGACATCCTTCAGCCGTTCGAGGATGGCGTCGGCGTCGCCCCTGATGCCGCGCTCGGCGTCGATCAGCAACAGCACGATGTCGGCGTCCTTGGCGCCACCCCAGGCGGTCGTCACCATCGCCGTGTCCAACCGCCGCTTCGGCCTGAAAATGCCCGGCGTGTCGACGAAGACGATCTGTGTGTTGTTGTGGATGGCGATGCCGCGCACGATGGCGCGCGTCGTCTGCACCTTGTGGGTGACGATCGACACCTTGGCGCCGACCAGTTGGTTGACCAGCGTCGATTTCCCCGCATTGGGCGCGCCGATCAGCGCGACGAAGCCGGAGTGTGTGACGGCAGCTTCTGTTGCCGGCGGGACGTCATCGGTGGCGGTCATGCCGCGCTCCCCTTATTGAGCCAGACGCCTTCGCGCAACAGCAGTGCAGTGGCCGCGGCTTGCTCGGCCTCGCGCTTGGAGCGCCCGCTGCCGATCGCCGGCGGATAGGCGCCGACCTTGACGCTGACGGTGAATAGCGGATCGTGGTCCGGTCCCTCGCGGCTGTCAATTATGTAGACCGGCACGGCGCCTGCCGCCTGATGCGCCCATTCCTGCAGTTCGGTCTTGGCATCGCGGCGGGCGGCACCGATGGCCTGCGAGCGCGGCCGCCAGTATTTGTGGATGAAGGCGCGGGCCGCCTCCAGCCCGCCGTCGAGATAGAGCACGGCGATCAGCGATTCCAGCGCATCAGCCCGCAGATTGACGCGTTTGCGCCCGTCCAGGCCGCGTACGTCCGAGCCGGCACGGATCAACTCCGGCAGGCCGATCTCCTCGGCGATGTCCGCCAGCACCTCGGCATTGACCAGCGCGTTGAGCCGGAGCGACAGCTCACCTTCGGCAGCGTCCGGATACGCCGCCAGCAGCATGTCGGCGACGACCAGTCCGAGGACGCGGTCGCCCAGGAATTCGAAACGCTGATAGTCGATGCCGGCATGGTTGCTGCGGGCGCTGGCATGGGTCAGCGCGCGCTGCAGGCGCTGGCGGTCGGCAAAGGCGTGGCCGGTGCGCTCCATGAGCGCTTCGGCGAGCGCGTCGACGGTCAGCCGTTTTGTCGCCGCCATGATCCTAATTGACGAAATGGAGCAGGCGCGACGCGCGCATCAGCGACGGCCATTTCCAGATTTCGAGCGGGCTGGCGCTGCCGCCGATCGAGAAGAAGATGAGATTGGCGCGGCCAACCAAGTTGTCGTCGGGCACGAAACCTACGGTGAAGCGGCTGTCCGAGGAATTGTCTCTGTTATCGCCCATCATGAAATAGTGGCCGGGCGGCACGTCGAATTCCTGAGTGTTGTCACCGATCGAGTTGGGTATCAGGTCGAGCGTGTCATAGCTGACGCCATTCGGCAAGGTCTCGCGATAGACGTCGACCGGCCCGCTCTCCTCGGTAATGTCGCGATTGTCGATCTGCCCGACCTTCTGGCGTGGCACGCCGACGCCGTTGATGAAGAGCTGGCCGTCCCTGACCTGGATCTTGTCGCCCGGCAGGCCGACGACGCGCTTGATGTAGTCGACGGAGGGGTCCGGCGGGAACTTGAACACCGCCACGTCGCCGCGCTTCGGCTCGGCGCCCCAGATGCGGCCCGAAAAGATGTCCGGCCCGAACGGCAGCGAATAGCGGGAGAAGCCGTAGGACCATTTGGTGACGAAGAGATAGTCGCCTTCAAGCAAGGTCGGCCGCATCGACCCGGACGGGATAGAGAATGGCTGAAACAGGAGCGTGCGGATAACCAGAGCGAGCAACAGCGCCTGGACGATGACGCTGACGGTTTCGCCAAGCCCGCCGGATTTCTTCTGGGATTTTTCAGCCACGCTCATGTCGTCCTCGATTATGCATTGGTTGGTATAGAGTCACGGCGCGCGCTGGGCAACGTCATGCCGGTGGTCAGATGCAATCAATACGGCGCTTCTTCGACGGGCAACGCCTCGATGATCACAAAGGCTTGAGCAAGCGGAAACTCGTCGGTGATGGTGAGGTGAATCGCCGCTCTGTGGCCGTCAGGCAGGATTTTGTCCAGCTGAGCCGCGGCCCCGCCGGTCAGCGCCATGGTCGGCTTGCCGCTGGCCAGGTTGACGACGCCCATGTCGCGCCAGAACACCCCTTGCGCCATACCGGTGCCCAGCGCCTTGGCGCAGGCCTCCTTGGCAGCGAAGCGCTTGGCATAGGAAGCGACGCGGGCGCCGCGGTTTTCGGAGCGGGCCTGTTCGACTTCGGTATAGATGCGCTGGATGAAGCGCTGGCCATGGCGCTCCAGCGATTTTTCGATGCGTCTGATATCAATCAGGTCGCTGCCGATACCAATGATCATTCGGCGGGAACTTCCCGTCCGGCGATTCCAGCTCTGTCCGCCAGGCGCAGCGAGCGCGAGAAAGAGCGGCGTGGCCACAGATAGGTACGCATCCGCTCGAGAAAACCATCAGGCTTGCGGCGTCGAAAAAGCACTCTGTTCCATTTCCTGATATCCAAAAGCTGCCGCTCCGACCACCCGGGCGCGACAGCCACATCTTGCGCTTTGCCGCCGTCGAAAGGCAACAACCACCTTGATATAGCGATACGCTGGCCGAAGGACAACCGAAGCTCGTCGGGCGCCCGGGCGGCGGATTTGAGGAGGCGAATTCGGCGCAGAGATCAGCAGCAACCCCAGCTAACTACGGTCCATACTCGCTGACCTCGACAAGATTGCCGTCCGGGTCGCGGAAATAAACCGACATCATCGGGCCACGGGCGCCGATCCGCTCGACCGGCCCGACTTCGACGGCAACGCCGTTGCCCGCCAGGCTGGCGCATATCTCGGAGAGCGGACGGGCGGCGACCAGGCAGAAATCCGCGGAGCCCGGAGTGGGCGCCCTGGCCTTCGGCTCGAAAGTGTGGCCTGCCTCATGCACGTTGATCTTCTGCGTTCCGAAAAACAGCGCCGTCGGCAGGTTCGGTGCGTCGACGCGCTTGAAGCCGAGCACGCGCTGATAGAAGGCGCAGGTGGCTTCGACGGAGCGAACCGTCAGCACGAAATGATCGATGCCGGTAATCACGGCAGCGCCTCCGTTACCTTGTTTTATGCATGTCGTTGTCCCAAATCGCTGCACACTTTTGGTCGACATGCGTCAGATGTTGCGGCTGCCGGGCTTGATGGCCGGTATGGCGGCGAGCTCGGGCGGCAGCTTGTCAGCCGGGTAGGCCGGAACCTCGTACTCGGCGAGCGCGATCAGTGGCACGCCGACATCCGTCTTGCCGGCCGAGCGGTCGATGATGCAGGCAGCGGCAACGACCTCGGCGCCAAGCGCGCGCAGGCAGTCGACGGTCTCGCGGATCGACAGGCCGGTGGTGACGATGTCCTCGACGATGACGACGCGCGAACCCCTGGCGATCTCGAAGCGGCGGAGCCTGAACTCGCCCCCTTCCCGCTCGACCCAGATCGCCGGTGCGCCAAGATGGCGCGAGGTCTCGTAGGCCGGGATCAGCCCGCCGATCGCCGGGCCGACGACATAGTCGATCCTGCCGGACACAGCGGCGCGGATCCTTTCGGCCAGCGCCTTGCACAGGCGCTCGGTCTTGTCGGCATGCATGAAGACCCGCGCTTTCTGCAGGAAGACCGGGCTTCGCAAGCCCGACGTCAGGATGAAATGCCCTTCGAGAACGGCACCGGCTTCACGGAAAATGCCCAGCACTTCGTCGGTGTTCATCTCTGCCTTGTCTCCAGCACGCTAGAGCGACGTGCGTCCACTTGGACGCACAAAGTACGCTCTAACTCTTTTACCTACGCATCGTGCTTTCCGAAAATCGATTCCGATTTTCGGGCCGATGCGGTAGTGATTTCTAGCCGTTCACGCGCCGCGCATCGCTGACGCTCGAATTGTCCTTGAGCTGCGACAGCAGCCGGTTCAGGTGCTTCAGGTCCCAGACTTCGAGATCGATCAGCATTTCGGTGAAATCGGGCGCGGTGCGCACCATCGACAATGTATGGATGTTGGCGTCGTTGGATGCAACGACCTGCGCGATGTCGGCCAGCGAGCCCGGCGCGTTGATGGCGGTGACCGAGACGCGCGCCGGAAACCGCTCCTTGGTGCGTTCGTCTATGTCCCAGCGCACGTCGATCCAGCGTTCGGGCTGGTCGTCGAAGGCCTGCAGCGCCGGCGACTGGATCGGATAGATGGTGATGCCGGTTCCCGGCTGCACGATGCCGACGATGCGGTCGCCGGGCACAGCACCTTCCGGCGCGAAGCGCACCGGCAGGTCGCCGCGGACGCCGCGGATCGGCACGGCGCCGTCCTTTGGCTGGTCCTTGTCCTTGCGTGCTGCGCGGCCCGGAATCTGGAACAGCATGCCGGCGGCGTTGCGGATCTTCGACCAGCCCTCCTCGCGCTGCTTGGGCGCGGCCAGCGTGACGCGCTCGTCCTTGTAGTCGGGAAACACCGCCTTCATGACATCGGTGGAGGCAAGTTCGCCGCGGCCTACCGAAGCCAGCACATCCTCGATGTCCTTGCGTGCCAGCCGATGCAGCACCGACTTCAGGCTGTCCTTGGTGAAAGTCTTGCCGGACCGTTCGAAGGCGCGTTCCAGAATGCGGATGCCGAGACCCGAATACTGCTTGCGGATGGCATTCTTGGTGGCGCGGCGGATCGCCGAGCGCGCCTTGCCGGTGACGACGACCGCTTCCCACGCCGCCGGCGGCACCTGCGCTTTGGAGCGGATGATCTCGACTTCGTCGCCATTCTTCAACTCGGTCATCAGCGGCATGATGCGACCGTTGACCTTGGCGCCGACGCAGGTGTCCCCGACATCGGTGTGCACGGCGTAGGCGAAGTCGATCGGCGTGGCGCCGCGCGGCAGCGCGATCAGCATGCCCTTGGGCGTGAAGCAGAACACCTGGTCCTGGAACAGTTCCAGCTTGGTGTTTTCGAGGAAGTCCTCGGGATTGTCGCCTTCGGCAAGCTGCTCGATGGTGCGCCGCAGCCAGGCATAGGCGTTGGTCTCCTTCGAGATCGCGTGGGCAGTGCCGTTCACCCTGCCGCCGCTGTCCTTGTAGATCGAATGCGCGGCAACGCCATATTCGGCGATCTTGTTCATCTGATAGGTGCGGATCTGCAGCTCGACGCGCTGGCGCGACGGTCCGACGATGGTGGTGTGGATCGAACGGTAGTCGTTCTGCTTCGGCGTCGAGATGTAGTCCTTGAAGCGGCCGGGCACCATCGACCATGTCGTATGGATAGCGCCGAGCGCCCGGTAGCAGTCCTCGACGGTGTCGACGACGACGCGAAAGCCGAAAATGTCGGACAGCTGCTCGAAGGACAGTGCCTTGGCCTCCATCTTGCGGAACACCGACCACGGCTTCTTCTGACGGCTCTTGACCTCGGCCTTGATCGCATATTTGTCGAACAGCGTGGACAGCGCCCTCTCGATCTCGGACAGCACGCCCTTGTTGCGTTCGAAGATTTCGGCGAGCCGCGCGGTTACGGCGCGGTAGGCTTCCGGATTGATGAAGCGGAAGGCGATCTCCTCGAGCTCCTCGCGCATGCCTTGCATGCCCATGCGCCCGGCCAGCGGCGCATAGATATCCATCGTTTCCTCGGCGATGCGCAGGCGCTTGGCTTCGGGCACATGGTCGAGGGTGCGCATGTTGTGCAAGCGGTCGGCGAGCTTGACCAGCAGCACGCGAACGTCTTCCGAGATCGCCAGCAAGAGCTTGCGCAGGTTTTCAGCCTGCTCGGCCTTCTTGGAGACGAGGTCAAGTTTCTTCAGCTTGGTCAGGCCTTCGACCAGTTTGCCCATTTCCGGACCGAACAGCTCGTCGATCTCGGCCCTGGTCGCCGTGGTGTCCTCGATCGTATCGTGCAGCAGGGCAACCGCGATCGTCGCCTCATCCATGTGCATTTCGGTGAGGATGGCGGCGACTTCGAGCGGATGCGAGAAATAGGGGTCGCCGGAGGCGCGCTTCTGGTGACCATGCTTCTGCATGGCGTAGACATAGGCCTTGTTGAGCAGCGCCTCGTTGACGTCAGGCTTGTAGCGCTGGACGCGCTCGACAAGCTCATACTGACGCATCATGGGCGGGATCTCGCAAGGCTGAAATGAATCATGCGCCGCACTGGCGTACGGCGCATGTCATAGATAACCACGAAACCGCCGACGCGAAAGTGTCGGCAGCCGTGGCGAAGATCAATAATCGTCGCTTTTTTCCGGCGGCACCAGACCTTCGATGCCGGCCAGGAGATCTTCCTCGGTCATGCGGTCGAAGGTGATGTTGTCCTCAGTATCGTCGGCATCGGTTGCCGCAGCGGCGGTACCGGTCTGGTCGGCGATCGCCTCGCCATCGGCTTCCGGCTCGTCGACCTCGACATGCTTCTGCAGCGAGTGGATCAGATCTTCCTTGAGGTCGTCGGGCGACAATGTCTCCTCGGCGATCTCGCGCAGCGCGATGACCGGATTCTTGTCGTTGTCACGAGGAACGGTGATCTGCGCGCCTTGGCTGATCTGACGGGCGCGGTGGCCGGCCAGAAGCACGAGCTCGAAGCGGTTGTCGACCTTGTCGATGCAATCTTCAACGGTTACGCGGGCCATGAGCTGCCCCTTTCATGCCTGGATTTGATGGAAAACAGGCGCGGTCCATAACCCGAACGCCGCCAAAATACAAGCTTTTTGGCAATGCCAGGTCTGGGGCCAGGTCTGGGGCCAGGTCTGGGGCCAGGTCCGGGGCCAGGTCCGGGGTCAGGTCCGGGGGCCGGGCGATGGCCGAGTGCATGCGACTATACGGCGCCGATCACAATTGCTTGCTATCAGCATCATACCCTTGGATTGCCGTAAAACCGGCGTTATCTCGAATGACGAAGGTCAGCCGGGTTATTTCAAGCCGACCGATAGTCAAGCGCATTTAGACGACCGCTTATTTCGAAAAGGAATATTTTCCATGTTCGACCCTCGGGAAAAAATCGCTCTTTTCATCGACGGTGCCAATCTTTACGCAACGTCGCGCGCCCTCGGCTTCGATATCGACTACCGCAGGCTTTTGTCGAGCTTCCAGAAGCGCGGCTATCTGCTGCGTGCTTACTACTACACCGCGCTCGTCGAGGATCAGGAATACTCCTCGATCCGGCCGCTGATCGACTGGCTCGACTACAACGGCTTCAAGGTGGTGACCAAACCAGCCAAGGAGTTCACCGACTCGACCGGCCGCCGCAAGATCAAGGGCAATATGGACATCGAGTTGACCGTCGATGCGCTGGAACTCGCCGATGTCGTCGATCATTATGTAATCTTTTCCGGCGATGGCGATTTCCGCACGCTGGTCGAGGCGCTGCAGCGGCGCGGGCGCAAGGTTTCGATCGTCTCCACTATGGCTTCGCAGCCGCCCATGATTTCCGACGATCTGCGCCGGCAGGCCGACCATTTCATCGACTTGATGACGCTGAAGAGCGAGGTCGGCCGCGATCCGTCCGAGCGGCCGGTGCGCCGGCCCGAACCGGCCGAAGTCGACGAGGACGACTATTGACGACGGCGGTCTTGACCGCTCCCTTGGTCGCGTGCCCCGACCCCGATCGCGACTGCCCGCTCTGCCCGCGGCTGCATGATTTTATCGCGCAGTGGCGGCAGCGCGAGCCGTCCTGGTTCAATGCGCCGGTGCCGACTTTCTTGCCGCCGGAGGGCGAGGATGCCGTTAAACTGTTAATTGTCGGGCTGGCGCCGGGCCTGCGCGGCGCAAACCGCACCGGACGCCCCTTCACCGGCGACTATGCCGGCGACCTGCTCTACAACATGCTGATCGCGCACGGCTTTGCTCGCGGCCAATACAAGGCGCGGCCCGATGACGGGCTGGAGCTTGTCGGCACGGCGATCACCAATGCAGTGCGCTGTGTGCCGCCTGACAACAAGCCGGTCGGCGCCGAGATTGCCACCTGCCGGACATTCCTGATGCCGACGATCGCACGGTTTAAAAACCTGCGCGCCGTGCTGGCGCTGGGCTCGATCGCGCACCAGTCGACCGTGCGGGCGCTCGGCCAGCGTGTTGCCGCTTTTCCCTTCCGCCACGGCGGGCAGCAGCAAACCAATGGCGTCACGCTGTTCTCCAGCTACCATTGCTCGCGCTACAACACCAACACCGGCGTCCTGACCGAAGCGATGTTCGTCAACGTCTTCAGCCAGATAGAAGAGTTTTTGCAGAAATAAGAGTCGGACGCGCCGCCGTCAGTTGGCTAGAAGCCCTCCAGGACGATCTTTCCCTTGGCCTTGCCGCTCTCGATCAGCGCATGGGCGCGCTTCAAATTGGCGGCATTGATGAGGCCGCCAGTCTCGCCAAGCGTCGTCCGGATCGCGCCAGTGTCAACCAGCCTCGCCAATTGGTTCAGATGTTCGCCTTGCGCCGCCATGTCCGCCGTCTCGAACATCGAGCGGGTGAACATGAACTCCCAATGCACCGAGACGCTCTTGCGCTTGAACGGATTGATGTCGAGCGATTTCGGATCATCGATAACCGCGAAACGTCCTTGCGGCGCGATCGACTCGGCGATCTCGGCCAGATGCTGGTCAGTGTTCGTCGTCGAGAACACGAAGCTAGGGGCACCGATACCCAGTGCTGCGACTTCGGCTGCCAGCGGCCTGGAATGATCGACGACATAATGGGCGCCGAGCCCGAGCGCCCAGTCCCGTGTTTCAGGCCTCGACGCGGTGGCAATCACCCTCAGGCCGGTCAACTGCCTCGCAAGCTGCACCGCGATTGATCCGACGCCGCCGGCGCCGCCGATGATCAGGATGGCGGGTTCCGCACCCGCCACGGGCTTCCTGACATCGAGACGATCAAACAGGGTCTCCCAGGCGGTGACCGCCGTCAGCGGCAGCGCTGCTGCTTCCGCATAGCCGAGTGAGGTCGGCTTGCGGCCGACGAGCCGCTCGTCGACAAGATGGAACTCGGCATTGGTGCCTTGCGGCGCCAAGGCACCGGAATAGAAGACATCGTCGCCGGGCCTGAAGAGACTCGCATTCGCGCCGGTCGCGACAACCCGGCCAGCAGCATCCCAACCGAGCACCCGCCATTGACCGGCTTCGGGAGCGACGCTGCGCCGCACCTTGGTGTCGACCGGATTGACCGAGATCGCCTTCACCTCGACCAGCAGGTCGCGTCCCTTGGGCTCGGGCTTCGGCAGTTCGATATCGACGAGGGAGGCATCATCGGTGATGGGAGCTGGGATTTGATAACCGACGGCGCGCATCTTCATCTTCATGATCGCTGTTGTAAGCGATAGACATGCTGTCTACGATCACCGTGCGCAAGAATGCACATATAAAGCACATAGTGTCGAAAAGGATACCGTCATGCCGCGTATTCGCCACGACCGATTTGATTGCAGCCCCGGCTGCACCGTGGAGGGAACGCTCCGCTACATCGACGGAAAATGGAAAGGTGTCGTGCTCTACCATCTGTTCGAGGGCACATTGCGCTTCAACGAGATTCGCCGGCGGATACCGAACTGCACGCAGCGCATGTTGACCAACCAGCTTCGCGAGTTGGAGGCGGATGGGCTGATTGCGCGCAAGATCTATCCGCAGGTGCCGCCGAAAGTGGAATACAGCCTGACGCCGCGTGGCATGAGCCTGGAGCCGGTGATCACCGCCCTGAAGACCTGGGGCGATGCAAATGTGGCCCTTGGCCCTCAGACCTCGCAAGCCGCGGCGTAAGGGCGGCCGAGAAGCGCCTCACCCGAGGCGTTATCCCTGAATCCGTTCAGGGTGTTCGCGGGGGTTCTGAAGGCATGGATTCAGGTGGCGCCGCGAACAGTGTCGTCAGCGTTTCCTGCCTGCCCTGAAGGACATTCAGGTCGACATCGCCGCTGATGCCGTCGACGCGACCCTTGTCGTGGTACTGCCAATAGATCCAGTCGTCATGACCTGGCTGCAGCGCCAGCGAACGAATCCAGCGCGGGCGGCCGACGATCTGGGCGGCATAGACCCGTGCCGCCTCGTCGGTCACATAAAGGATCGCCGTTTTGCCGAAGGCTGCCTCGACAGGACCAAGGAAAGCCGAGAGTTCAATACTCAATTCTTCGGGCGATGGCCGCCGCGGACAATTGCCGACGAATTCGATATCCACCACCGGCGGCAGCAGCGGTTGACCGCGCGGCACGACGGAGATGAAATTCTTCGCCTGATCGGCGCCAGGCCTGCAGAAGGTGAAGAAATGATAGGCACCGACCGCCAGACCGGCCTCACGGGCCTCACGCAGATTGGCGGCGAAGGCGTCATCGACATGGTCGCCGCCTTCGGTTGCCTTGATGACGGCGAAGGCGATGTCATCGGCGGCAACACGCCGCCAGTCGATCTGCCGCTGATGATGGGAAACGTCGAGGCCCCTGACCGGATATTTGCCGCGGTCCGGAGAAAACGGATAGAAATAGAAATAGCCGCCGACCGCGACGAGGCACGCCAGGATCAGGCTGGCCGCACCCCAAAAGACGATCCGGTTCTTCATCCGGTTCTTCAAAAGAGCGGCTCCCAGTCTACCCACCCTCCTTTAGCAGCCGGCCCTTCTCGCGCGACCAGTCGCGCTGCTTTTCGGTTTCGCGCTTGTCGTGCAATTTCTTGCCGCGG
This window harbors:
- a CDS encoding LabA-like NYN domain-containing protein — translated: MFDPREKIALFIDGANLYATSRALGFDIDYRRLLSSFQKRGYLLRAYYYTALVEDQEYSSIRPLIDWLDYNGFKVVTKPAKEFTDSTGRRKIKGNMDIELTVDALELADVVDHYVIFSGDGDFRTLVEALQRRGRKVSIVSTMASQPPMISDDLRRQADHFIDLMTLKSEVGRDPSERPVRRPEPAEVDEDDY
- a CDS encoding VOC family protein, producing the protein MITGIDHFVLTVRSVEATCAFYQRVLGFKRVDAPNLPTALFFGTQKINVHEAGHTFEPKARAPTPGSADFCLVAARPLSEICASLAGNGVAVEVGPVERIGARGPMMSVYFRDPDGNLVEVSEYGP
- the lepB gene encoding signal peptidase I; this encodes MSVAEKSQKKSGGLGETVSVIVQALLLALVIRTLLFQPFSIPSGSMRPTLLEGDYLFVTKWSYGFSRYSLPFGPDIFSGRIWGAEPKRGDVAVFKFPPDPSVDYIKRVVGLPGDKIQVRDGQLFINGVGVPRQKVGQIDNRDITEESGPVDVYRETLPNGVSYDTLDLIPNSIGDNTQEFDVPPGHYFMMGDNRDNSSDSRFTVGFVPDDNLVGRANLIFFSIGGSASPLEIWKWPSLMRASRLLHFVN
- a CDS encoding uracil-DNA glycosylase codes for the protein MTTAVLTAPLVACPDPDRDCPLCPRLHDFIAQWRQREPSWFNAPVPTFLPPEGEDAVKLLIVGLAPGLRGANRTGRPFTGDYAGDLLYNMLIAHGFARGQYKARPDDGLELVGTAITNAVRCVPPDNKPVGAEIATCRTFLMPTIARFKNLRAVLALGSIAHQSTVRALGQRVAAFPFRHGGQQQTNGVTLFSSYHCSRYNTNTGVLTEAMFVNVFSQIEEFLQK
- a CDS encoding aminoglycoside phosphotransferase family protein; amino-acid sequence: MLKQEVTIDTALVSRLVATQFPRWKDLAVRPVASGGWDNRTFRLGDDMLVRLPSAAAYALQVEKEHRWLPRLAPLLPLPVPVPLAMGAPTDNYPWHWSVYRWIEGETATLERIASLPQFAASLAQFLVALQRIDPAGGPAPGQHNFFRGGPLSVYDGETRQAIAALDGRIDTGAASAVWEAALAATWYGAAVWFHGDVSWGNLLVRQGALRAVIDFGTSGVGDPSCDLAIAWTLFEGESRELFRAGLQADEATWARGRGWTLWKALITAAGHIDVNPIEVEKSRRVIDEVLADHQRADRYGRGSQRA
- a CDS encoding zinc-binding alcohol dehydrogenase family protein produces the protein MRAVGYQIPAPITDDASLVDIELPKPEPKGRDLLVEVKAISVNPVDTKVRRSVAPEAGQWRVLGWDAAGRVVATGANASLFRPGDDVFYSGALAPQGTNAEFHLVDERLVGRKPTSLGYAEAAALPLTAVTAWETLFDRLDVRKPVAGAEPAILIIGGAGGVGSIAVQLARQLTGLRVIATASRPETRDWALGLGAHYVVDHSRPLAAEVAALGIGAPSFVFSTTNTDQHLAEIAESIAPQGRFAVIDDPKSLDINPFKRKSVSVHWEFMFTRSMFETADMAAQGEHLNQLARLVDTGAIRTTLGETGGLINAANLKRAHALIESGKAKGKIVLEGF
- the acpS gene encoding holo-ACP synthase, translating into MIIGIGSDLIDIRRIEKSLERHGQRFIQRIYTEVEQARSENRGARVASYAKRFAAKEACAKALGTGMAQGVFWRDMGVVNLASGKPTMALTGGAAAQLDKILPDGHRAAIHLTITDEFPLAQAFVIIEALPVEEAPY
- the rpoZ gene encoding DNA-directed RNA polymerase subunit omega, which codes for MARVTVEDCIDKVDNRFELVLLAGHRARQISQGAQITVPRDNDKNPVIALREIAEETLSPDDLKEDLIHSLQKHVEVDEPEADGEAIADQTGTAAAATDADDTEDNITFDRMTEEDLLAGIEGLVPPEKSDDY
- the rnc gene encoding ribonuclease III, which translates into the protein MAATKRLTVDALAEALMERTGHAFADRQRLQRALTHASARSNHAGIDYQRFEFLGDRVLGLVVADMLLAAYPDAAEGELSLRLNALVNAEVLADIAEEIGLPELIRAGSDVRGLDGRKRVNLRADALESLIAVLYLDGGLEAARAFIHKYWRPRSQAIGAARRDAKTELQEWAHQAAGAVPVYIIDSREGPDHDPLFTVSVKVGAYPPAIGSGRSKREAEQAAATALLLREGVWLNKGSAA
- a CDS encoding RelA/SpoT family protein translates to MMRQYELVERVQRYKPDVNEALLNKAYVYAMQKHGHQKRASGDPYFSHPLEVAAILTEMHMDEATIAVALLHDTIEDTTATRAEIDELFGPEMGKLVEGLTKLKKLDLVSKKAEQAENLRKLLLAISEDVRVLLVKLADRLHNMRTLDHVPEAKRLRIAEETMDIYAPLAGRMGMQGMREELEEIAFRFINPEAYRAVTARLAEIFERNKGVLSEIERALSTLFDKYAIKAEVKSRQKKPWSVFRKMEAKALSFEQLSDIFGFRVVVDTVEDCYRALGAIHTTWSMVPGRFKDYISTPKQNDYRSIHTTIVGPSRQRVELQIRTYQMNKIAEYGVAAHSIYKDSGGRVNGTAHAISKETNAYAWLRRTIEQLAEGDNPEDFLENTKLELFQDQVFCFTPKGMLIALPRGATPIDFAYAVHTDVGDTCVGAKVNGRIMPLMTELKNGDEVEIIRSKAQVPPAAWEAVVVTGKARSAIRRATKNAIRKQYSGLGIRILERAFERSGKTFTKDSLKSVLHRLARKDIEDVLASVGRGELASTDVMKAVFPDYKDERVTLAAPKQREEGWSKIRNAAGMLFQIPGRAARKDKDQPKDGAVPIRGVRGDLPVRFAPEGAVPGDRIVGIVQPGTGITIYPIQSPALQAFDDQPERWIDVRWDIDERTKERFPARVSVTAINAPGSLADIAQVVASNDANIHTLSMVRTAPDFTEMLIDLEVWDLKHLNRLLSQLKDNSSVSDARRVNG
- the pyrE gene encoding orotate phosphoribosyltransferase; this encodes MNTDEVLGIFREAGAVLEGHFILTSGLRSPVFLQKARVFMHADKTERLCKALAERIRAAVSGRIDYVVGPAIGGLIPAYETSRHLGAPAIWVEREGGEFRLRRFEIARGSRVVIVEDIVTTGLSIRETVDCLRALGAEVVAAACIIDRSAGKTDVGVPLIALAEYEVPAYPADKLPPELAAIPAIKPGSRNI
- a CDS encoding winged helix-turn-helix transcriptional regulator; the encoded protein is MPRIRHDRFDCSPGCTVEGTLRYIDGKWKGVVLYHLFEGTLRFNEIRRRIPNCTQRMLTNQLRELEADGLIARKIYPQVPPKVEYSLTPRGMSLEPVITALKTWGDANVALGPQTSQAAA
- the era gene encoding GTPase Era codes for the protein MTATDDVPPATEAAVTHSGFVALIGAPNAGKSTLVNQLVGAKVSIVTHKVQTTRAIVRGIAIHNNTQIVFVDTPGIFRPKRRLDTAMVTTAWGGAKDADIVLLLIDAERGIRGDADAILERLKDVRQPMVLILNKVDRVKPEALLALSAAANERVPFKRTFMVSALTGSGCKDLLDYLAETLPAGPWYYPEDQISDLPMRQLAAEITREKLYLRLHQELPYSSHIETEKWEEKKDGSVRIDQTIYVERDSQKKIVLGHKGETIRAIGQAARMEISGILEQKVHLFLFVKVRENWGDDPERYREMGLEFPH